The window ttttatcttgaaaaaaaaaaaattattaaaaccgCAAAAAAGGAAGTATCCTTGACATATAGAGATAAAACGAAAGTGATTAGCTCAATTGCAAataagtttataataatattactcgGTATGCATTCATCGcactaacaacaacaaaaacaacgactatgaaaacaacaataataacaacagagCGAGactaatcaaaaataatttatcgagattaagacgataaatgaaatatcaagATGAAAGTAAAAGTATTCaagattaaatttgaaaacgGATCACGTTTGGAGTGTCACGTTGTGCCGTTGTTTCAATGTCAACAGGTCTGAATCAAAGTACCCGTATGATCGTCGATTTGTTTCATACAAATTAAGAGACATTTTACATGGTTagtcatatattatatacataaataattaaataaataaattaaataattaattcattcatttcgGGAGTTATTTGTACGGAATTTatataatcgaaagaaaaaacaaagaaaagaaaaaaagaagtaaaaataatatcgatatgtCGATAAGTGCGCAAGTTATTATTTgcttaaaaatgataacacgTAGGAAAACGAAGTCACTCGTGAACAAATAAACTTcatttaagatattttatgGAAACATTTATCGCTTTATAATttgttcaaataaataaattgcaaaaacgagaggaaataaaaatttctttttttttttttgctattaaCAAACGATAAAACTCTATGACTCAATGATGtctaaaagaagaatgaaatatttgaaaagagGTGTTCGATTAATCGAATTGGAATGAATCTATCGGCTGGTCTTATTAAGAAGTACCCGCATTGTTGGAACCAATCGAAATCGTTCATTTAagttgattttaattatcgatatagaaatttttttcttttttatcttcctttcattctctccatttttttttttttgttaatcgaTATCAAAAGTGTTTGGACGAATGTCACGGTGAAAGTATACCATATTTAAATGAACGATTAAATTCTAGATCCTTTACCGTCGAATTATACGgtcacgtatatacgtaactATGTAccaattgtaaaaaaaaacttgattGAAAAAGTTTGAACGATTGGTAAAGGCTACATAGATgcatatattctatatacatacacatgcacatTATACAATTGTGTTTCGATTTTGTGTTTTTCTACGTTTCACTCGTTGAGCTCTACTAGTTTGGATAGCAAACGTTCGTTGAATGCATTGATAgatcttaataataaagaaatgaggtgagaaagagggagagagagagagagagagagagagagggagggagagggagaaataagaaggaaCAATGAATGCAAATGATAAAGAATGACTGGAAATTATATCACGTTGCAATTACGAATGATCCATGAtcgaattattcattttacaattttcttcatctcttattttttttcctttctttttgtagGAAACTATAAATCTCAAGTTcgaatagtattaataatttgccGGAAGACGAGTAACTTCTTTCAAGAACAATAAGATCGATTGTTAGCACCCTCAACACGAACGATACGGAATGAAAACGTTATGCGTAACAATGACAAATGTGTTAATTAAATCGGCACGCGTGTCGTAGTTGGGAAGTAAGAATGAATAACGTGCGAAAATTAGTCAACGATGGAAAACATTATAATCTTATGGAGAAACCTTGGGTAAAACTACTTGCGATACTTTAACAAGGTCTCCTTTAGCCAAAGAATTACGAACGTAtcaaattgtagaaaaatatcaCGATTACGAGAGCCAGGCTTTGCGTGCACGCATTCGTACATGAATGGAAGAAGACAAATATTACCGGAAGACATTTAttcttaacaaaaaaaaaaaaaaaaaaaaaaaaaaaaagaaaaaaaaaactatatcgcgatcataataaatttgattaatttactattaattaatgtaaacgTTTGTATTGttaacaagaacaaaaaaaataaataaataaataataatatatataaacaagaattattttacgtataaaaaaattgtttaaaaatgacCTTAAAATATCgtagaattattaattatcataaacgtttttactcttcgatcgaaattattctattgtaTCACGTAGAAATCGAAGTTCCCTCTTTCATTCGAACTCTTTCATATTCCATCAACGAGATCTGTTTCAAGGAATTTTATGACTCAGTACGGCGATCAATATTGGATCGCACACATTTATTACAGCTGTACCGATTGTAAGACGCACACCTCTCTTGCATAATAAAGCTTCTCGTTGAGGAGATAATGATGGTTTCTTCGATGGTGGCTCATGCTAATTGCATCGTAATACTTTgctcgatttctttttattcgaacaTCATTAAGGATTTCCTCCGACAATTTCAcacaaaaatttgtttattaatgaaaaaatatttatcatcaaaaccatctaattgtaaataaaatagaaagaaataaatttgttcttattaagataaattagaagaaaagaaaaaagaaaataaataaactacaAAATTCACGAATGTTTACCGATCATTATGAAAAATCTAATAAGTAAACACGTATTTTGTAATGGACACACGTAAGATactatgaataatttatatgtaaatttttctaatcgttgaaagagagggagaaaagaacaaaagtttttatttatttcttttcttttttttataataaaaataaataaaaacaaaagaaatgtttataatCGAAAAAACAATGTTTACAAAAATGCTTACCGGCCATTTTGAAAAATCCAACAAATCCAACGAGCAAACGCATATCTCGAATAGACACGTGAGATCCCATAGGTATAATTTCTattcaaaatttctttcttttttttccttttctttttacttgaaACAAAACGAACGAAGTATCGTTGACGAATAAGAACGTCGTATCAATTAAAACATTTCGCGTTTCACATCCGACGATGAACGAACGCGAAATGAACTGGCATCGAGTAGGTCCGTGCACTTTTGTCGTTTTGAATGCGACCGCCAGCATCCGGCCTGCAGGAAATCACGTGACCCATCGCGTCAACAATGGAATAAAACTTGCCGATTAatcaattatcttttttttttatggatgaTTTTGCGGTGAAAAGATGAGATACATGAATGTATTAGAAATCTAATAGACCTGtgtgagataaagagagataaagagagagagagagagagagagagagagagagagagaggaaagagagagagagagagagagagagagaggaaagaggaaggaagagataaTCATGGAAAAAAACTATAGTTTAATGGAACTTctcaattttctataaatgtaaatgaatCATGCTCTTCctcatagaaagaaataaagtaaacgaattcccatttctttttttacaaaattgaacgaatgaaagaaaaaaaaagaaaaaatgaattaaataaaataaaagaaaagaaaagaaaagaaaagaaaattttatctttaagaATTATTCGTACTTGATTAATTGAGAACACTTTCTATTCGAAGTTGTGATAATTCGTTTGAGGTTGTTAACAAGCTTTAACGTAATAAATGTAtctatttcgatattttttaaagcaaAGGGAAAAGTTCAAGTCAATGTTACGAACGTGCAAATAATACTCTCCTGTAGTTtcaaatgtgtatatacataatgtatacatatacatatatatatatatatatatatatatatatatacacaaacgtaCGTGagtatgtgtgtttatataaacTTATGAGGATTAACTCGTGCCTGCATGACACACACGTGAGTTCATGTGATACCATCGAAATCGCATCGAGCACGACGATACAATAGTTCTTCTACCAATGATATCATTGGACTAATATGACAATCttagaaagggagaaagaaagagagagagagagaaagagagagagagagataaatagaaagagagaaagagaccaaaataaaaagaaacaataaagaataaaatgcataatataaaataatcttatttctTGAAATGATCTTCGAATGTATCatctatctacatatgtacatgttaatgtatattatatacgtgtcTAATATCTAAAACAACGATAACGGTTCATCGATAAGTCACGTcgaattaatgattaaatctAAATAGATTAATTTCAATGGTAATTGTTTCCTCGAACGTAGACCTACACCGTACAATTAGAAACAGTTTCTCGATCTGTCTGACTCACGCACTTTATAAAACGGGAATCGTACGTAATACGgtaaaataagaaacattCAAGTTTACGATCGTATTATAAGTGAATAAGTGTTGATGCTATTTCAGGTGCAAACTCGACGGTCCCTAaacgttttttccttttctttttttttctcgagttAATCGTTCATCACTTTGATGATATCTTTAGAACTATTAGAAGAAACTCTTCGATTACTCGTCGAGTCAtcatatatcgatatatcaatGTGAACCTTTGAAATGTTTTAATCAAGATCGAATTTATGTGATGTAcctatcaatttaaaaaaaaaggaatggcCCTTCGATGTAACCAACATAGGACAAGTACCGGTGTGATCAATACTCTACCTACCTCAGTCTACAGTTTGAcgcatacgcacacacacatgtacacaAGCACGCGCATACACGTATACGTACACAGGTATCTACATTCTCTGTTAAAGTACTCTCCCTCAGTAACCAGAGGAGGGACAGAGGACTGACTTGACTGGTGGTCGCTTTCTTTGCGCAAAATCCAGCTTGGCGCtgcgaatgaaaataacgattttacaaTGGTACACATTGCTATtacatattgttatattcaacaatatacctatatattacaatatatcgtatatcattataatacgTTCTATtcgcgataataaagaaaaaacgtgaGACGTAAGTGAATGtagagattgaaaaaaaaaagaaaaagaaaagaaaaaaagaaacgaaaaaggaaaggaaagaaatgaaaaggaacaagataaaaattttgttaaaaatattacaggcTCACATTATTCATACTTAGCATCTGTTTACTCGATTCACTATGGATACAAGACTTATCTATGATATCGtagaaatatacgtatatatttaggTAGGTATCGATCGTTTCGCAGTAGTTCGGGCTTACAATAATCAGACGGAAacctattaaaatattactaacgagattatcattgttacgaaattataattagatagaaatatacatttattggATTGTGtgctattataaatatttctaagagAACAAAACTTCAGATACCAGTGATAGAAGGAAATTATTGGACGACGTTTAATATATGAAGGATTACTTACTTTTAgggatttatttttgttcgatACTATATCCAATATTTCAACAGAGAAACGAACGGATATCGTAATAGGATGATAACGTTTTATTAGTTTCTTTGAATCATCAACCATGAATCGAACGAGGGAATATTGGTGAAGGGACGacatgaagagagagagagagagagagagagagagagagagagagagagagagagagagagagagagagagaggaagagagagagtaaaagaaaagataaagaaacctTGTAAAATTTTCACTGAAAACTATCAGTTTTCTTTACCCTTAATCACGTAAAATGTGGACAATACAAGATGTCGtaatgataaatatgaaataaaaatgataaaggaaGTAACAATTTAAAGGTAGcgttacgaaataataataataataataataataccaccGTAAGAATAAATATGCGCGGAGAAATAATCTTCGTTGACAGAATTAACAAAGCTTGCGAATAATTATCAGTGATTAAATAGTTGCTCGTTCCCGTAGCTAACAACCGGCACTAAGACGAAGATTATCTCgttgaaatgaaatgtttatTCCCGTCACTGTTGTTCCATAAGTACACTTCCATGATTAGATAATATCATTTCATGAAAGTACCGAAATTTATAATcttacttttaattatatatatacactaagATTAACACTGGTAAGTATTAACTTATGCATTTCGAAGATTTATGATTgctaatatatgataataccTTTTATGTATTCATATGAATAAAGAACTTCACTGGAtacacgaaaataaaaaaaaaataaaaagaaataatgattttcattcactgcacaattttttttctctctttctttttgttttctttttctttttcttttgttttttcttttttgtttttcgtctttctttctttctttcacagaCGAACactcgataaatataatacacacTGTGTGTTTTAACGTTTAACTTACTCGATTAGTATCACCCTAAGAACTTATTGTGTGatctatgaatatttttaaagtgtatttctttctttctttttatcgaacgttcgctcgaaaatttttgttatttttttttttttttaatttttaataaatattaattgaagctatcatttgtttatatcgaaaaatattcgcACTTTAAGACTCGGACAACGTCTGCGTTGGCCGATTACTAGGTCTGCAATGAACATATAATTCGCACGAAGGAACCGGTGCCCTGGCATCGGGCATATCATTGGCTATACATAGCATGCGTCCCGATGCGCAGACGCCTAACATTCTCCGTTCTTTTCtcgtataaacaataacacgttctttttttttccccttctccaCCCCCACACTTCCCTCTTTCCCTGCCCCTCTTCGTCATAATTCATTTCTCAATACAttctaaattttctattatttcaagaaataaaaatttacatttttattgttcataGCAATTTTGACGATTACGATAGTAGATGACACTTTttaataaggaagaaaaaatttgtaattctAGTCAATATCTTTAAAGATCGAagaatgtatttttaaattcacgttttcaattcgaaaaaacgtatagaTTGTCGAATTCACTTCGAAAATGTACGTGACCCCTTTTCATCTAAAACTGACCTAAATAATTTACATgagtatcataaaaataactatcccacgaaattaatatttttagtgAGTTACCGATTGACCTGCTGTTCACATATTCTCATGGAAGATACGACAGGAAGAAATCTAATCATTAGATCCGGTACGGAAcaataaagtttttaacataatcgagataataactacattaaGATGTATAACGCAATGCGTTAGCAGATCGATCTCAGTCACTAAAAATCGATTGTTCTACCTAAAATGGTACGTTAATTTGCGTTGAATAGTTTTTCCAATGTAGAACTTATCCTTGCGAGTAACTTAATTTGTCAATGCACCTtcgaagacaaagagaaaaacgagtgtatttataatttcttgtGTTATTCACCTTTGAAGAGGAAATGAATTAAagagaatttctttctctttttctctcgtatttCATAAACAATTATCTCGTTTTGGATAAATAAGATCCTTATTAATGTGTGTGGATTAATGTCTGaataatatttagataaataataattataataaaaatataatgaaaaagattataattcaagacaattgtttatatataataattttttcactcgataatattatccatgtatatacgtatatcaatACAAATTTCTAACAAACTAATCAAAACAACTTTGTCTTACTTACGAAATAAATCTTTTGTTATCGGTGAATTAGATAGGGTAGGGTTTATATGATCTGGTCTGAAGTAAAAATGtcgaatatgtatgtatatatcgatcCACTTACATTTTCGTCCCTGTGTAAGCTGTACGAAAGTAGGTCAAGCAACAAGATCCAGTCTTTAGGTATGGTCCATAGTCATTCGAGTTTGATAATACTTCCGATGAAAAATGAATCactgaataaaaagaaaaaagaaatatgccTTAGATAAATGATGTATTGATAATTTACGAGAAATCGTAATACAAAGAAATCAGTGTTACGTTGAATCAccaaaaattcattaattaattttaatttaaatcgcgaaatatttaattgaaattttatagataaaaatcaatataaaaatcattgaatatatacatatatattttatatatcactcGTTTAAGTATATTGTAAACACggtcatttttttattttcaaaataaatagtaaggaaattgtaaatattaaatgtgatattttttatgtaataacacaaaaaatttaatataataaatatacaaaagaaaaaataatccgCCCAACGTGGGGCTCGAACCCACGACCCTGAGATTAAGAGTCTCATGCTCTACCGACTGAGCTAGCCGGGCTTATACAATTCgctttataaagaaatatattaattggaataaatatatatcttttctataaaacaactgtaatatttgattattaatttctttgagaaaattttttaaatgaacaataatataataataaaagagagttAAGCTGTATCTAATCTATTCAACTTTTAAGAAATTactattgtataaaatataacattgttttaattatcgaatatatattaacaaaatcttttatattttatcataatatatatttttttacaaaaagaaaagtaatatatacatatttcatttgaatGTTTAAAATAAACCAATCTGCATTCAATtctgtattatcgttttctcattggtttgataaaataaaagatttcgaTAGGTATTTAGTTGCAATGTTTcacaaatgtatttatatatttaaaaaattagaataatcatGTCTTCTCAAAGAGAAGGATttataagatattaacgaataaaatgtAACAGTAAGTGTAAATGTGTTTGAAcgattatgaattttttttctttgtttctgattgaaaaattctaaataatatagaatgtAACGATAAGATGTCGCCACAAACATTTTCTAAGATAGTCGAAACCTATCGCGCGGGATATCAGAAAAGTAGTTGCCATTGGTTAATGTACCGATAATAACACGTGTTTACTTATCTTTtacgaattatttcttttttaaataaacgttttatcgtacgtgatataaaatttgaaggaTAACATTAAAATGTCACGATCCATAAGAGATTCTGACGAGGATGTAGAAATGAAAACAGGTTTGTatgatttattctttttttcttcaccaTGCGCAGAAATATACCGGGTCAACTTCGTGTAACGGTCGAAATCTATCGACAAAAATCtgttacatttttattcaaaacgTACTTGCCAATACTTCGTGTATTctcaattaaaaaatgatagaaatataaagCTTCATTACATACTACATTAAACAATCGTTCTATCTAttagtatttattaattaatattacgtcTAGTTATCAACGTGAGTGACGGTCATCCAGAAGACGTGACAATTTATCGTTTCAGAAAAATCAatctaatttcattattatttcgatatatttttttgtaatttttcgattaaatgataaaggtattgtttttctttatatagcgaaatttttcttaatgctTTACGACAGGTCGAAGGACCCGTACAGGATTTGGGCCTATCATAACCGATTCTCCAGTTCGTCGTAGTAGTAGAAACAAACAGTCTACAAAACAAAGTGGTTCTTCCCCAGATTTATCTATAACCGAAATTAGTGCACAAGGTTCTCGTACTTTTCGTACTCGTGCAGGCACAGCTGATTCTAATACTTTAGAAACTCAGAAGCGTTTGCGTTCTAGTAAAAATTCTGTGGATACAGAATTTGAGACATTATTAGAAACACAACCAAAGAAAATGACAAGGAGAAGCATAGCTACAGCAACTACTTTAAATACGCCAAAAGCTAATACTCGACCCAGGTATAaatcaatatgtatataagatataaatataatagatgtaTTTATGCCTATGCATTCCTTTTTACAAATAGACGTATGACAAGAGCTGGATCAGAAACAATATCTACACCTACAGGTAGAACAACTCGTAAAACACGAGCTAGTTCTATGGATCCTGAACCTACAATAGAAAAACCAGTTGAAAGACTTAAAACTGAAGTAATTAATACACCAATAAGAGCAAAAAGAAGGGCATCAGTACTACCTTCTCAGTCGACTcttatagaagaagaagaaaagcatTTTCCTGTTgtagaattagaaaaaatctTAATTGAAACTGACGAAAGTTagtgtttttatttctatgtacatttctgtattattaatgattataatcatattttctCATAATTACAGCATCTACCAATATAATTTCAACCAATATAAAAACACCAAATAAAGAACTtgaattatcaaaaaataaatctaatgaaaataacaagagtactgataaaatggaagaagaaaaggattcTTGTTCTGGTAAGATTTATTAAAACCATATGTAAGGCAATCAAATGAAAgcaagtaatattttttatttatcttataattcttataataatgcatgctatataattatataaagaaatatcttttataattatttatattaatttataaaaaacgtaacttgtttttatttgacaatattctatattttattaataattatatttaattattattttatttaaatattattttttgcattttattatttatttaacaactTTCATAATACACATTTACATTCATAACAGTTAAAGGACCGCTTGATGATTCTTCTGAAAGTAATCATATGGAAATTAGTGAAACTTtcgaaacaaaattaaaatcatcatttgatgaaaataatacgccagagaaagataaatattctGCTGCTAATATCAATGATGATATATTAACTAAAGAAGTCTCAACAGATTCGCCACATAGTTTTGAAGGTACATCGAAAGAATCGAGATCACtagatgaaaatatattacatgtttctatagaggaaaaggaaatgaattctagcaataaagaaaatgaatgtttGAATATAAGTAATTCAGTGtctgaacaaaataaaattgtacctAACATAAAAAACTTACATCAAGAAATTTCTATCACTGTACttgatatatcgataaaagaagaaaaatatgttgaaaacaatgataatataaaactaGATAATTCCTGCTTAATAAAATCTTCTTCTGTATCTTTATCAGattgcaataatataataaaaagtaataataatgtaaatacaaACGAAGACAACTGTttagaggaagaaaataaatctgtATCTATGCCAGATACAAAAGAAACTCCATCTAATGAAGAAGAACATAAAAATACTAGTACGAATAGTACTACTGTAACCGAAAACTTAGATGAATTGAATACTGTGTCATATAAAGTGTTAGTAAATGAAGATGATTCTATACCAAAGGAACAgtctaaaataaatgatagtaCTAACAATCAAatacaagataaaatagttactgaagaagagaaaaatacagAAATTGTTAATCAGAacataagtaatataaaagaaataaacagtaatgatgaaattaaagataaggCAAATGTTTCTGTAAatccaaaagaaaaacttataGATATATCTACGAAAGAGGATAATTGCAGTAATGACGTAAATGCAACTGAAATAccaaatattaacaatgatgaGAAAAAATGTAATCCAACTGCTGAAACGCTTTCTACATGTAAAGATTCAAATGCAATTCAGgataaaaattcttctaaTGACAATCAAGATAATATGTCTTCAACATTTGATTCATCTCTTCCTACTTTAGAATTTAGTGATGATTCAATTAAGGATTCTGCTAATAATGCAAAACAAATCGAATTAGATTCAActaaatgtttaataaactTACAGTCTCCAAAACTTTCCACTTCTATCCCTGAGAAAATTGATTCTTCCACTGTTGCAGAATCCCATGACATACCAGAAGCAGATTTACCTGATAAAGAAGAGGAATCCAAAGTACAATCATCGTCAAATACACCAGTGATGTCAAAAGCAAAATCAGTTACCGAACTTAATGtatcaaaatcaaaaaaggaaaaaaagaagaatgatgtTCAAAATGCTGATGAAAGCGATAACATTTCAGATATAAGGATGTTGTTTCAAGATATCTCTGCTGATGAATGgaaactaaaaaataaaaatatcaatattgaaACTCGAAGTAATTCAATGCATTCGATATCTACAGCAAAATTAGAAACTGACAGTGAAACAGAATGTGATCTTCTTTTAGTTGATAAAAAAGCATGGTTAGCtgcagaaaaattaaaagcatCTAAAGATAAAGACAAATTTGATTATGATTCTGATGatacgattatattaaaaagcaAACTCGATTATCTAAACGATAAAttgaataatacgaataaaatagaaattaaatctAAGGATTCTGCACAAGACAATGATAATtctgaaataaaagagaatatggAAAAATCTATTAACAGTTCTAAGTTGTCAActaaggaaacaaaaaatgaattggatgaagtagaaaaaagtccaaataaattaaatgataaaacagATATTGATAAAAGTGAAACTGATGTGTCATCACAAAGTgcatcaaaaaaagaaaaatcacgaAAAAGTATATCCGTATGTAATGTTAGTAGAAGTGTACTAGTGAAATCATTAGATAAAcaattagaagaagaagaagaggtatCTCTGTCACAAAAAGTATTTGAAGATCAAGAAGCTAAAACCACAGTTGatgttataaataaagtaGAAGTAAATACATTAGAAACTAAACTTGAACGGCAGTCATTagataaaaagcaaaagaaaaatcgttctTTAAATAgttctttaaataaaagtgataaatCAAAGCAAAAATCtaataaacgtaatagacTGAACATTTCTTCAAGTGAGGAAGAAGATGATAATCCTGTTAattcagaaaaaaatgaaaataaacgtgataaattaacaaaaagcaatggaaagaaaagatataataaaaattactctACAATGGTACATATTGGTTCAGATTCAGATACCTGCGATGAAAGTATTGATTCAAGTAACAGTGGTATAAGAAACAAAACTCCCAGAATTCCTCGtttcttatttaaacataaggacgatgaagaagaaaatgaagaacatAAAGAAAGTGGTGACGAATCtaatgaagataaattttCAGACAGAAGTATAGATTCTGATATTAATGCAGAATATAATCTTGATGGTAAAACTATTGGGAAATTCTCAGATGACGATATACCGGGAGATGAATGTAGAGCATCGGAATCTGAATTTTCAGATCCCGATGATAATGGTTCAGATCTAGCAGACTTTGTCGTTGATGATGACGAAATTGAAGaaggtgaagaagaagatgaagtggaggacgaagaggaggatgaagatgaagatgaagagcaggaggaggaaaaggaaaatcaagaaatagaaaatgaagaagataagaaactaattgaaaataaaaatgaaaagaaagaaatagagggtACAGAGGATACAGTAAAGTCATGTGAAGAAAAGATTAAGGTTATAGACAgtg is drawn from Vespa crabro chromosome 10, iyVesCrab1.2, whole genome shotgun sequence and contains these coding sequences:
- the LOC124427440 gene encoding myb-like protein X isoform X1, encoding MSRSIRDSDEDVEMKTGRRTRTGFGPIITDSPVRRSSRNKQSTKQSGSSPDLSITEISAQGSRTFRTRAGTADSNTLETQKRLRSSKNSVDTEFETLLETQPKKMTRRSIATATTLNTPKANTRPRRMTRAGSETISTPTGRTTRKTRASSMDPEPTIEKPVERLKTEVINTPIRAKRRASVLPSQSTLIEEEEKHFPVVELEKILIETDETSTNIISTNIKTPNKELELSKNKSNENNKSTDKMEEEKDSCSVKGPLDDSSESNHMEISETFETKLKSSFDENNTPEKDKYSAANINDDILTKEVSTDSPHSFEGTSKESRSLDENILHVSIEEKEMNSSNKENECLNISNSVSEQNKIVPNIKNLHQEISITVLDISIKEEKYVENNDNIKLDNSCLIKSSSVSLSDCNNIIKSNNNVNTNEDNCLEEENKSVSMPDTKETPSNEEEHKNTSTNSTTVTENLDELNTVSYKVLVNEDDSIPKEQSKINDSTNNQIQDKIVTEEEKNTEIVNQNISNIKEINSNDEIKDKANVSVNPKEKLIDISTKEDNCSNDVNATEIPNINNDEKKCNPTAETLSTCKDSNAIQDKNSSNDNQDNMSSTFDSSLPTLEFSDDSIKDSANNAKQIELDSTKCLINLQSPKLSTSIPEKIDSSTVAESHDIPEADLPDKEEESKVQSSSNTPVMSKAKSVTELNVSKSKKEKKKNDVQNADESDNISDIRMLFQDISADEWKLKNKNINIETRSNSMHSISTAKLETDSETECDLLLVDKKAWLAAEKLKASKDKDKFDYDSDDTIILKSKLDYLNDKLNNTNKIEIKSKDSAQDNDNSEIKENMEKSINSSKLSTKETKNELDEVEKSPNKLNDKTDIDKSETDVSSQSASKKEKSRKSISVCNVSRSVLVKSLDKQLEEEEEVSLSQKVFEDQEAKTTVDVINKVEVNTLETKLERQSLDKKQKKNRSLNSSLNKSDKSKQKSNKRNRLNISSSEEEDDNPVNSEKNENKRDKLTKSNGKKRYNKNYSTMVHIGSDSDTCDESIDSSNSGIRNKTPRIPRFLFKHKDDEEENEEHKESGDESNEDKFSDRSIDSDINAEYNLDGKTIGKFSDDDIPGDECRASESEFSDPDDNGSDLADFVVDDDEIEEGEEEDEVEDEEEDEDEDEEQEEEKENQEIENEEDKKLIENKNEKKEIEGTEDTVKSCEEKIKVIDSEEINKESQNKSINVFDVKSDKKKNPKQKVSTEINFSESDEDEIISESKVDTISELDSNTSGKKSKKKPKLNENNETIDETSKQLNESEMIFTKKVKGTNISLTCSTPKTDVVQQQQFNKQNISSNEEQENVRLKDLSSDNYDTSKSTITNSKKKRSIENNISTDLLELLKDANLPKTLLSKKAYLNKTISPCSETPTTKYLKKQKLNDSAPNIKFEKNKNASEKIDFIDDDKDNEQSENKTIPGETTELLELNSSASIKRKRSAEISDLNDKTELRNKKNKMSSKVDIHTGFDNEKENSENVFKVNDEKKKRKKKNKKNKTSKELDKINVATTIEKKNIEKAVKMEVITSNESKKNKKRNKNKGEDVENKDKSNEKFMNIMKSDKKSVEIENIPNKKKKKITSVLPTLQVKEQLKKSQRKNILKSSTTSFDAKMSNETSQKNIEFFKSKYEASEAAKRAGESIKANRDMEKKQRKQLEKIQEKDIKVKKSDQIMIKAYTRGIKRLSPDVIENLSDVPMNPFKKTKLFKNSMQQTVRSLPTPMTKNGFTECRIAKTKKNYNPSNSGGTTEFNVVNLEKEKKQSKKTSTVVSFRNKMLSRNSRYPVTSYIMYLQKQKVSNKDQCFAKQF